The Burkholderiales bacterium genome has a window encoding:
- a CDS encoding DotU family type VI secretion system protein, whose product MSEMPEDSDRTVIIPSPHGRSAQTVVRQPPGGPAPVSDSPPPAHLSGLNPLLAAANPLLDLVPQLRSTIQHPDPMGLRDALVRDIKAFEGRARAAGASPEAIIGARYALCTMLDEVAASTPWGSGVWAKQSLLALFHNETWGGEKFFMLLSKLAQTPAQNRDLLELLYACLALGFEGRYRVIDNGRAQLEQLRERLAQILRQQRGEYERELSPQWQPAAVKRHRFFAIVPLWAVFAGCGALLLLVYLTFSWILNSRSDPVFAKIQGIRAQGEPPKPVVRPPAPQPRLATFLAPEIQQGLVTVTDSVDRSVITIVGDGLFAKGSGSISDRYQPLIDRIGDELTKVPGLVKVTGHTDNQPIRSVRFPSNWHLSQERAKSVAAALGARMGGMQRITAEGRADSEPVAPNDSEANRAKNRRVEITLLVAAPAAAPAAPAQPTPPAK is encoded by the coding sequence ATGAGTGAGATGCCCGAAGATTCCGACCGCACCGTCATCATCCCTTCGCCTCACGGACGCTCGGCGCAGACCGTCGTGCGGCAGCCGCCCGGCGGCCCGGCGCCCGTCAGCGATTCGCCGCCGCCCGCGCACCTCTCCGGCCTGAATCCGCTGCTCGCCGCGGCGAATCCGCTGCTCGATCTCGTCCCTCAGCTTCGCTCGACCATCCAGCATCCCGATCCGATGGGGCTGCGCGACGCGCTGGTGCGCGACATCAAGGCGTTCGAAGGCCGCGCACGCGCCGCAGGCGCATCGCCCGAAGCGATCATCGGCGCGCGCTACGCGCTGTGCACGATGCTCGACGAAGTCGCGGCCTCGACGCCGTGGGGCTCGGGCGTGTGGGCGAAGCAGAGCCTGCTCGCGCTCTTCCACAACGAGACGTGGGGCGGCGAGAAGTTCTTCATGCTGCTCTCCAAGCTCGCGCAGACGCCGGCGCAGAACCGCGATCTCCTCGAGCTGCTGTATGCGTGCCTCGCGCTCGGTTTCGAAGGCCGCTATCGCGTCATCGACAACGGCCGCGCGCAGCTCGAGCAGTTGCGCGAGCGCCTCGCCCAGATCCTGCGGCAGCAGCGCGGCGAATACGAGCGCGAGCTCTCGCCGCAATGGCAGCCTGCGGCGGTGAAACGCCACCGCTTCTTCGCGATCGTGCCGCTGTGGGCGGTGTTCGCCGGCTGCGGCGCGCTGCTCCTGCTCGTCTATCTCACCTTCAGCTGGATACTGAACTCGCGCTCCGATCCGGTCTTCGCGAAGATCCAGGGCATACGCGCGCAGGGCGAGCCGCCCAAGCCGGTCGTGCGTCCGCCCGCGCCGCAGCCGCGGCTCGCGACCTTCCTCGCGCCGGAGATCCAGCAGGGCCTGGTCACCGTCACCGACAGCGTCGACCGCAGCGTGATCACGATCGTCGGCGACGGGTTGTTCGCCAAGGGCAGCGGCTCGATCTCCGACCGCTACCAGCCGCTCATCGACCGCATCGGCGACGAGCTCACCAAGGTGCCGGGGCTCGTCAAGGTGACCGGCCATACCGACAACCAGCCGATACGCTCGGTGCGCTTCCCGTCGAACTGGCACCTGTCGCAGGAGCGTGCGAAATCGGTCGCCGCCGCGCTCGGCGCGAGGATGGGCGGCATGCAGCGCATCACCGCCGAAGGCCGCGCCGATTCCGAGCCGGTCGCGCCGAACGATTCGGAAGCCAACCGCGCCAAGAACCGCCGCGTCGAGATCACGCTGCTCGTCGCGGCCCCGGCCGCCGCACCCGCCGCGCCGGCGCAACCGACCCCGCCAGCGAAATGA